From one Neorhizobium galegae genomic stretch:
- a CDS encoding NAD(P)-binding domain-containing protein, with protein sequence MQDRNRPADLEVLEARLALDLLWLNQPPKAWMPSRGVNGSPVLDVAVIGAGLCGLVALAALKKVGISNVRAYDRSQQGFEGPWMTYARMETLRTRKDAVGPALGIPSLTFRAWFEAQYGAQAYLDMRLIPRPMWMEYLVWYRRVLDLDVANETVFSGLEFRGDGFLALQLEAGGQTTEVLARRVVLATGLDGLGAPTQPEVATRVSPRFVKHGADLIDMTSLRSKRVAIVGAGASAMDNAAAALEAGAARVDIFVRRPDIPRIDKFTGVGSQGMTHGYLGLPDADKWTYMVAGERAQIPPPRHSVLRVSRHPNAFFHVASPVDDLVETGDGVEVVTPKGRYAADLVIFATGFSVDFDKRPEFAALRDRILLWQDVYTPPAGWEHAGIGATPYLGPAFEFRPKPDLDTATADAVSRISCFAYPAVPSHGKITSGIPSISEGATRLATGLARSLFVEDRAYHLDRFLGFDTPELLGDEWTDADLHEEMNRANG encoded by the coding sequence ATGCAGGATCGAAATCGACCCGCTGATCTTGAGGTGCTTGAAGCGCGTCTCGCCCTGGACTTGCTGTGGTTGAATCAGCCGCCGAAGGCTTGGATGCCGTCCCGGGGCGTCAACGGCTCGCCAGTTCTCGATGTTGCCGTGATTGGAGCGGGTTTGTGCGGATTGGTCGCTCTGGCGGCACTGAAAAAGGTCGGAATATCGAATGTGCGGGCCTATGACCGTAGCCAGCAAGGGTTCGAAGGACCCTGGATGACCTATGCGCGCATGGAGACCCTGCGGACGCGCAAGGATGCCGTCGGTCCCGCACTCGGTATTCCGTCGCTGACGTTTCGGGCCTGGTTCGAGGCGCAATATGGCGCTCAGGCCTATCTCGACATGAGGCTCATCCCGCGTCCGATGTGGATGGAATACCTTGTCTGGTACCGCCGGGTGCTCGATCTTGACGTGGCCAACGAGACCGTGTTTTCGGGCCTGGAATTTCGTGGGGACGGTTTTCTGGCGCTGCAGCTGGAAGCCGGCGGGCAGACGACGGAAGTGCTTGCCCGCCGCGTCGTGCTGGCGACCGGTCTCGATGGATTGGGCGCACCCACCCAGCCGGAAGTCGCTACCCGGGTCTCGCCGCGCTTCGTGAAGCACGGCGCCGACCTCATCGACATGACCTCGCTGAGGAGCAAGCGGGTTGCGATCGTGGGGGCCGGCGCCTCGGCCATGGACAATGCAGCAGCCGCTCTCGAAGCCGGCGCGGCGCGCGTCGATATCTTCGTCCGCCGGCCGGATATCCCGCGCATCGACAAGTTTACCGGTGTCGGCAGCCAGGGAATGACGCATGGCTATCTCGGCCTGCCCGATGCGGACAAATGGACTTATATGGTGGCCGGCGAGCGGGCGCAGATTCCGCCGCCTCGCCACAGCGTGCTGCGCGTGTCGCGGCACCCGAACGCCTTCTTTCACGTCGCAAGCCCAGTGGACGATCTCGTCGAGACAGGCGATGGTGTCGAGGTCGTGACGCCGAAGGGCCGTTATGCCGCCGACCTGGTGATTTTTGCCACCGGCTTTTCGGTCGATTTCGACAAGCGTCCGGAATTTGCGGCGCTACGGGATAGGATCCTGCTCTGGCAGGACGTTTACACCCCTCCTGCCGGTTGGGAACATGCCGGCATCGGCGCCACACCCTATCTCGGCCCGGCTTTCGAGTTCCGGCCCAAACCCGATCTCGATACGGCGACGGCGGATGCGGTCTCCCGGATCTCATGTTTCGCCTATCCGGCAGTCCCGTCACACGGCAAGATCACGAGCGGCATTCCGTCCATCAGCGAGGGGGCAACGCGCCTTGCGACGGGACTTGCCCGCTCGCTGTTTGTCGAAGACCGCGCCTACCATCTCGATCGCTTTCTCGGGTTCGATACGCCGGAGCTGCTTGGCGACGAGTGGACAGATGCAGACCTCCATGAGGAAATGAACCGTGCCAATGGATGA
- a CDS encoding 2-hydroxychromene-2-carboxylate isomerase — translation MDEQVPELQIFYGISSPWAYFGARKAITVAIDNSAHVRLRPIRIIEANGGLPLRKRPDARQLYHEVELRRWREYLGIPLNLKPKFYPCRTIEPAAQAVIALQKAGLDAISFSFAVQRALWAEERDIADTDTLRAIAHATAGEEAAALVVDPQPEAIVDEWQENLAEAERLGIFGTPTYVVGTELFWGQDRLDFVDRALKAGRKRTEALKEPA, via the coding sequence ATGGATGAACAAGTTCCGGAGTTGCAGATTTTCTACGGCATCTCGTCCCCCTGGGCATATTTCGGGGCACGGAAGGCGATCACCGTCGCCATCGACAACAGCGCCCATGTGCGTCTGCGCCCGATCCGCATTATCGAGGCCAATGGCGGTCTACCGTTACGCAAGCGGCCGGACGCGCGTCAGCTCTATCATGAAGTCGAATTGCGCCGCTGGCGGGAATATCTCGGCATCCCGCTGAACCTGAAACCGAAATTCTATCCCTGCCGCACGATCGAACCGGCGGCGCAGGCGGTGATCGCGCTCCAGAAAGCCGGCCTCGACGCCATCTCGTTTTCCTTCGCTGTCCAGCGCGCCCTATGGGCCGAAGAGCGCGACATCGCCGACACCGACACCTTGCGCGCTATCGCCCATGCGACGGCCGGCGAAGAAGCTGCCGCATTGGTGGTCGATCCGCAGCCGGAAGCGATCGTCGATGAGTGGCAGGAAAACCTTGCCGAAGCCGAGCGGCTCGGCATTTTCGGGACGCCGACCTATGTCGTCGGCACGGAATTGTTCTGGGGCCAGGACCGTCTCGATTTCGTCGACCGGGCCCTGAAAGCCGGCCGAAAAAGGACTGAAGCACTGAAGGAGCCTGCGTGA